A stretch of DNA from uncultured Pseudodesulfovibrio sp.:
GAACAAGTTCGGCCTGGACATCGAAATGTCCATGGATGCCTACAAGCGTGCCGCCGAACTGGAGAATATCGAGCCTGTGGGCATGGACTGCCACATCGGCTCCCAGCTGACTTCCCTGGATCCGTTCCTGGAAGCCCTGGACAAACTCCTGGCCTTCCATGCCCGTCTCAAGGAGATCGGCATCGAGATCAAGTATCTTGACCTGGGCGGCGGTCTGGGCATCCCCTACAACGAAGAAGAGCCGCCCCACCCTGCTGAATTCGGCAAGGCGCTCAGCGACAAGCTCAAAGGGTTGCAACTCAAGGTCATCCTCGAACCGGGCCGAGTTATCGCCGGCAACGCGGGTATCCTGGTCACAGAAGTGGTCTACACAAAGTCCAACCCGACCAAGAATTTCCTGATCGTGGACGCGGCCATGAACGACCTTATTCGTCCCAGCCTGTACGGCTCCTACCACCGTATTGATGAAGTGGAGAAAAAGGGCCGTGATCCCAAGGTGTTTGACGTGGTCGGCCCCATTTGCGAGTCCGGCGACTTTCTGGCCCGCGACCGGGAGTTGCCCGCCGTGGAACAGGGCGAGCGATTGGTCTGCTACTCGGCCGGAGCCTACGGCTTCACCATGTCGTCCAATTATAACTCCAGGCCGCGAGCTTGCGAGCTGATCGTCGACGGCGACAAGGTCATTGTCGCCCGCAGACGAGAGACGTATGATGATCTCATAATGAACGAACTCTAGCTCAACCGGCCGGGGGTTCGCTCCCGGCCTTTTTTTTCGGATTTCATCATGGCACGATTGAACACCTTTT
This window harbors:
- the lysA gene encoding diaminopimelate decarboxylase, which gives rise to MHHFEHRDGVLFAEEVSVTELAKQYGTPLYIYSAATFKRHFKAFDSAFDELDHLTCFSVKANSNLSVLKMLAQEGAGMDIVSGGELYRALQAGVDASRIVYSGVGKRDSEIRDALEARILMFNVESLAELERINQVAGEMKTTARVSFRINPDVDPQTHPYISTGMQKNKFGLDIEMSMDAYKRAAELENIEPVGMDCHIGSQLTSLDPFLEALDKLLAFHARLKEIGIEIKYLDLGGGLGIPYNEEEPPHPAEFGKALSDKLKGLQLKVILEPGRVIAGNAGILVTEVVYTKSNPTKNFLIVDAAMNDLIRPSLYGSYHRIDEVEKKGRDPKVFDVVGPICESGDFLARDRELPAVEQGERLVCYSAGAYGFTMSSNYNSRPRACELIVDGDKVIVARRRETYDDLIMNEL